In the uncultured Methanobrevibacter sp. genome, AATATTTTCATATTCTGCAACAAACTCCATTTCAGGAGTGATGTTGCCTTTTTGTGCTTCACTTTTTTGAGTCAAATTTATCCCTCATGTTGACTAATCATAATTAATTATATAGTTTTAAGTATATAGAATTAATTAAAATTTTATTCTTGGGGAGTGTTTAAGATAAAAGTAATATATTTTGATACCGAAACTACAGGTTTGAACTGTTTCAGCTGCAGAGTTATTGAACTTGCAATGCTTGTTTATGAAGACGGTGAAATTATTGAAGAATATGACCATTTCATTGACATTGGAGAAAAACTTGATTCTAAAATAACAAGATTGACAGGCATTACCGATGACATGCTGGATGAGGAAGGAATTTATGAAGATGTCATTGCCGATGATTTAAAAAAATGGCTGACTCCTGGAACTTTAATGGTTGCACACAATTGCCAGTTTGATTTGTCTTTCATTTATAATCTGTTAAGAAGGCATTTTCCAGGTGAAGCAGACGGTATTGTTAAAAATGTGGACTGGCTTGATACGCTCACTGTTGTTAAGGACAGAAAGGAGTATCCTCACAAACTGATTGATGCAGTAGAATATTATGGGATTGAAAAGGTCAACTTCCACAGGGCAATAGATGATACCAAGGCATTATACAATGTTACTCAGGCTTTAAAAAATGAACGTAATGATTTGGAAGAATACCTTAACATTTTTGGATACAATCCTAAATATGGGGTTAATGGTGTTAAATTTGAGTTTATCGACTATAAACCCCAATATTATACCAAATTCATGGTTCCGGAAAATAAAATTTTACCTAAAAAATGATTAGATTAGAGGAGAAGGCAAATCGGGATTGTCCTTTTTAGGTTTTTCCCCACCAATCTTTTCCAATCTCATTTCTAAAAATTTCTTTCCATTTTCGGTTCTTGCATAAATAGGTATTGACTGGCCTACAGTTCTAATGCTTTCGGCCTCTCCTATTTCTCTTATATTTTTGGATGCACATGCTGTTGCAACATCACAGACATCAAATAGTTCTCTTGCTTCTTCAGGAGTTCTTTTTGAAGTGTGAACTACAAATACGTAGATGTTAATGTCCGGATTTTCTCTCTGCAATTTTTTTATTTTTTCAGCATCACTTGCAAGAGCTATTGTTACTGCAATGTTTTTGAATCCTTTTGAGATTGCAAGTTTGATTCCTTCAACCTGGTCAATTTCTGCGGTGTCCGGATGGGCAATATTTTCAGAGCCTATTTTTTCTATTAATTCTGGTATTGGTGAGGTTTTAACAAGTCCTGAAACTCTTCCTCCAATGCCCTGAACAAGTTCTCCTTCGGTCACTATTATTGTTCCGCAACCCTCTAAAACCATTACTACGCAGTCAATAACATTTTCATCAAGTAATGTGCACATGATTTCTGAAATTCCAAAATTTAAAAAGTCTTTCATTCTCAGCTGGCGATTTGCAGTACACATTCCAAAATCATCAATTCTAAATTGGATATTTTTAGCTATTACGTCTGTTGTGAGTTTTTTAATTCCGCGATGATGATCAAAAAGAGGACAGTATTCTACTTCAGGTTCTGTTACATCAACTACTTTTCCATTTTTCACTGTAATCTGACTTTTCCCTAATGCTTCAATGATATGTTCGCTCATAATATAACTATTGTTAAAAAAAGTATTTAAATATTAGATGTTTTGGGAAGATTCCTTATCTTCCCAAATCGGTAGAGAAATTGTTAATATAATGGAGGTTTGGGAAAGATTTCTGTATCTTTCCCAGCATAAATATGGTTAGAAAATAATTAACGGGAGGGGGGGGAAGTTGGTTTTACTTCCCTACATGTATTGAACTAACTGTTCGTCTTGGCCAGAGTTTCCTGGCTTCACTTTTTCAATTGCTTCTTTAAAGTATTTATATGGGATTTCTTTTGCTTCGAGGTTATCTCTAAGGGTCAGCATTGCTGCTTCTCTACATACTGATTCGATATCTGCTCCAACATATCCTTCAGTATTTTTAGCAAGTTTTTTGAGATTTACATCATCTTTTAGAGGCATGTCTTTTGTATGTACTTTAAAGATTGAAAGTCTTGCTTCTTCATCAGGTTCTTTAACTTGAATGTGTCTGTCGAATCTTCCAGGTCTCATCAATCCTGCATCCAGTATGTCAGGTCTGTTGGTAGCTGCAATGATTGCTACATCTTCAAGCTCTTCTAGACCGTCCATTTCAGTTAATAATTGGTTTACAACTCTTTTTGTAACACCGCTGTCAGTATCATTTCCGCTACGTGCACTTGCTATTGCATCAATTTCATCGAAAAAGATTACAGTTGGTGAAGCCTGTTTAGCTTTTCTGAATACTTCACGAACACCTTTTTCAGATTCTCCGACCCATTTTGATAATAATTCAGGACCTTTGACTGAAATGAAGTTTGCTTCACTTTCGCTTGCAACAGCTTTTGCAAGTAAGGTTTTACCTGTTCCTGGAATACCGTAGAGGAGGGTTCCTTTTGGTGGTCTTATTCCTAAACGTTGGAATGTTTCAGGATGTTTTAAAGGCCATTCAACTGCTTCTTTTAATTCCTGTTTTA is a window encoding:
- a CDS encoding methanogenesis marker 8 protein, yielding MSEHIIEALGKSQITVKNGKVVDVTEPEVEYCPLFDHHRGIKKLTTDVIAKNIQFRIDDFGMCTANRQLRMKDFLNFGISEIMCTLLDENVIDCVVMVLEGCGTIIVTEGELVQGIGGRVSGLVKTSPIPELIEKIGSENIAHPDTAEIDQVEGIKLAISKGFKNIAVTIALASDAEKIKKLQRENPDINIYVFVVHTSKRTPEEARELFDVCDVATACASKNIREIGEAESIRTVGQSIPIYARTENGKKFLEMRLEKIGGEKPKKDNPDLPSPLI
- a CDS encoding PolC-type DNA polymerase III, which encodes MFKIKVIYFDTETTGLNCFSCRVIELAMLVYEDGEIIEEYDHFIDIGEKLDSKITRLTGITDDMLDEEGIYEDVIADDLKKWLTPGTLMVAHNCQFDLSFIYNLLRRHFPGEADGIVKNVDWLDTLTVVKDRKEYPHKLIDAVEYYGIEKVNFHRAIDDTKALYNVTQALKNERNDLEEYLNIFGYNPKYGVNGVKFEFIDYKPQYYTKFMVPENKILPKK